In Leptodesmis sichuanensis A121, the following are encoded in one genomic region:
- a CDS encoding diguanylate cyclase domain-containing protein: MNEYQMGCNQSNILVVDDLPDNVDLLYRILRQKGFNVTTAHSGEEALSTILTCLPDLILVDIGMPYMDGYEVCHILKANPRTKDIPIIFVTAFEQILNKVKAFEMGGVDYITKPFETAEVLARVELHLSLRRLQQQLEAQNELLRREVRDRMAIEAALQAANQELQRLAHQDGLTQIANRRCFDLCLNQEWRRLMREVQPLSLILCDVDFFKAYNDTYGHQAGDNCLRRIASAIATAVKRPSDVVARYGGEEFVLILPNTPASGALYVAQEIQEAVRALELVHAGSQISPYITLSMGVTAVIPKANLSPMSLIAAADRALYRAKLAGRDRISLEEVGFRSDHPHVLGDHPKV; encoded by the coding sequence ATGAACGAGTATCAAATGGGATGCAATCAGAGCAATATTCTAGTTGTAGATGACCTACCTGATAATGTTGACCTCCTTTATAGAATATTGAGGCAGAAAGGCTTTAATGTTACGACGGCCCATAGTGGAGAAGAAGCCCTTTCCACGATATTGACCTGCTTACCAGATCTAATCCTGGTTGATATTGGAATGCCTTACATGGATGGCTACGAAGTGTGCCACATTCTGAAAGCAAATCCTCGGACAAAAGATATTCCGATTATTTTTGTAACGGCTTTTGAACAAATACTGAATAAGGTCAAAGCCTTTGAAATGGGCGGGGTGGATTACATTACCAAACCTTTTGAAACAGCAGAGGTGCTGGCTCGGGTAGAACTTCACTTATCTCTACGGCGGCTACAGCAGCAATTGGAAGCCCAGAATGAGTTATTGCGCCGAGAAGTTCGCGATCGCATGGCCATAGAAGCCGCCTTACAGGCCGCGAATCAGGAACTGCAGCGGTTAGCTCATCAAGATGGTTTGACTCAAATCGCCAACCGTCGTTGCTTTGATCTCTGTTTGAATCAAGAATGGCGCAGACTAATGCGGGAAGTGCAACCCCTATCCTTGATTCTCTGCGATGTCGATTTCTTTAAAGCCTATAACGACACCTATGGTCATCAAGCAGGGGACAATTGCCTGCGTAGAATTGCTAGTGCGATTGCAACAGCGGTTAAACGCCCAAGTGATGTAGTAGCACGCTATGGCGGAGAAGAGTTTGTTCTCATTCTGCCCAACACCCCTGCCTCAGGAGCTTTGTATGTTGCCCAGGAGATCCAGGAGGCGGTTCGAGCATTAGAACTGGTTCATGCAGGCTCCCAAATTAGCCCCTATATCACCCTGAGTATGGGAGTTACAGCCGTTATTCCAAAAGCAAATCTATCCCCGATGTCTCTCATTGCTGCGGCCGATCGCGCCCTCTACCGAGCTAAATTGGCGGGACGCGATCGCATCAGTTTAGAAGAAGTTGGGTTTCGATCAGATCACCCTCACGTTCTTGGAGATCACCCAAAGGTATAG
- the ftsH gene encoding ATP-dependent zinc metalloprotease FtsH: protein MKGSRTHSLAQRSSVRGQAVKGLITAFFVIAQGLSLTVPALASANANREPMSYSDLLRDIDSGKVKAIEIDRVQRVARVKLEDQKREEPPKEVPLFEENNILVERARQNKVPLAIKDSADNGALVGLMAQLFLFLLLLGGLLMIIRRSANSPGGPGQALNFGKSRARFQMEAKTGVMFDDVAGIEEAKEELQEVVTFLKKPEKFTAVGARIPKGVLLVGPPGTGKTLLAKAIAGEAGVPFFSISGSEFVEMFVGVGASRVRDLFKKAKENAPCIIFIDEIDAVGRQRGAGIGGGNDEREQTLNQLLTEMDGFEGNTGIIIIAATNRPDVLDSALLRPGRFDRQITVDLPSYNGRLGILEVHARNKRLAPDVSLETIARRTPGFAGADLANLLNEAAILTARRRKEAITMLEIDDAIDRVTIGLTLTPLLDSKKKRLIAYHEVGHALLMTLLKNADPLNKVTIIPRSGGVGGFAQQSFNEDMIDSGLYTRAWLTDRITMALGGRAAEEEVFGPAEVTAGASGDIKSVAELAREMVTRYGMSELGLVAFESSGNEVFLGRNLMARSEYSEEVATQIDRQVREIAMHCYQEARRLIRENRPLVDRLVDVLLDKETIEGDEFRQIVAEYTEQQSVATPSS, encoded by the coding sequence ATGAAAGGTTCCCGCACACACTCTCTGGCTCAGCGATCGTCGGTTCGTGGTCAAGCTGTTAAAGGCTTGATCACAGCATTTTTTGTCATTGCCCAGGGACTCAGCCTCACTGTTCCCGCTCTAGCAAGTGCAAACGCCAATCGTGAGCCGATGAGCTACAGCGACCTGTTGAGAGATATCGACAGTGGTAAGGTCAAAGCTATTGAGATTGATCGAGTACAACGGGTAGCACGGGTGAAACTGGAAGACCAGAAGCGAGAAGAACCACCGAAGGAAGTCCCTCTGTTTGAGGAAAATAACATTCTAGTTGAGCGGGCGCGGCAAAACAAAGTGCCTTTAGCCATTAAAGACTCAGCAGACAACGGAGCGCTTGTGGGTCTTATGGCTCAATTGTTCTTGTTCCTGCTGCTGTTGGGCGGCTTGCTGATGATTATCCGACGGTCTGCCAACTCTCCTGGAGGGCCAGGTCAGGCGTTGAACTTCGGCAAATCTCGCGCCCGCTTTCAGATGGAAGCCAAAACGGGCGTGATGTTTGATGATGTCGCCGGTATTGAAGAGGCCAAGGAAGAACTCCAGGAAGTCGTTACTTTCTTGAAAAAACCGGAGAAATTCACGGCTGTCGGTGCCCGGATTCCCAAAGGGGTGCTATTGGTTGGCCCTCCCGGAACAGGTAAAACCTTGCTGGCCAAGGCGATCGCTGGGGAAGCCGGAGTCCCTTTCTTCAGCATCTCTGGTTCCGAGTTTGTGGAAATGTTTGTCGGGGTAGGGGCTTCCCGCGTTCGGGATCTATTTAAGAAAGCGAAGGAAAATGCCCCCTGCATCATCTTTATTGATGAAATTGATGCCGTGGGTCGGCAACGAGGAGCCGGAATTGGCGGTGGCAACGACGAGCGAGAACAAACTCTCAACCAGTTGCTAACGGAGATGGATGGGTTTGAAGGCAATACTGGAATCATTATTATTGCTGCCACCAATCGTCCTGATGTACTGGACTCCGCGTTATTACGCCCCGGTCGGTTCGATCGCCAAATCACCGTAGATTTACCTTCCTATAACGGAAGGCTGGGAATTCTGGAGGTTCATGCCCGCAACAAGCGTCTGGCTCCTGATGTGTCTCTAGAAACGATCGCCCGTCGGACTCCCGGATTTGCAGGGGCGGATCTGGCCAATTTATTGAATGAAGCGGCGATCCTCACAGCCCGTCGTCGCAAGGAAGCGATTACGATGCTGGAAATTGACGATGCGATCGATCGCGTCACGATCGGTCTGACTCTGACCCCGTTGTTAGACAGCAAGAAAAAACGACTGATTGCCTATCACGAAGTCGGCCATGCGTTGCTGATGACATTGCTGAAAAATGCGGATCCCCTCAATAAAGTGACCATCATTCCGCGATCGGGCGGGGTAGGTGGTTTTGCCCAGCAATCCTTCAACGAAGACATGATCGATAGCGGTCTGTATACTCGTGCCTGGTTAACCGATCGAATTACGATGGCCCTGGGGGGACGCGCGGCTGAAGAGGAAGTCTTTGGCCCTGCTGAAGTCACAGCGGGAGCCAGTGGCGATATCAAGTCAGTGGCAGAACTGGCCCGCGAAATGGTGACTCGCTACGGTATGTCTGAATTAGGGCTGGTCGCCTTTGAATCCTCTGGCAATGAAGTATTCTTAGGCCGTAACTTAATGGCCCGCTCGGAATATTCCGAGGAAGTAGCGACTCAAATCGATCGCCAGGTGCGGGAAATTGCCATGCATTGTTATCAGGAAGCCCGTCGTCTGATCCGGGAAAATCGGCCTCTGGTTGATCGACTGGTAGACGTTTTGCTGGATAAGGAAACGATCGAAGGGGATGAATTCCGCCAGATTGTTGCGGAATACACGGAGCAACAATCCGTTGCCACCCCATCATCTTGA
- a CDS encoding sigma-70 family RNA polymerase sigma factor — MSHSLRLSWSTVEPTASQISVQADKLSNYDLILQCQAGHRPDKAAFAELMRRYQSNVERILYHLAPDWHDRADLTQEVWIRVYRNIQRLNEPEKFRGWLSRIATNLFYDELRKRKRTASPLSLDAPLSMDDGEMEWELASETPGPDENLTTQEFYDQLRDAIADLPEAFRTTIVLREIQGMAYEEIAEITGVSLGTVKSRIARARLRLQSQLQNYLDGI; from the coding sequence ATGAGTCACTCTCTTCGGCTATCCTGGTCAACGGTAGAACCGACGGCTTCCCAAATTTCAGTGCAAGCAGACAAACTCTCTAACTACGATTTGATTCTGCAGTGTCAAGCTGGACATCGCCCTGATAAAGCTGCCTTTGCAGAGTTAATGCGTCGGTATCAATCCAACGTTGAACGGATTTTGTATCATCTAGCACCAGACTGGCACGATCGCGCTGACCTGACCCAGGAAGTGTGGATCCGGGTCTATCGCAATATCCAACGGCTGAATGAACCGGAAAAATTCCGGGGCTGGTTGAGCCGGATCGCCACGAATTTGTTTTATGACGAGTTGCGGAAACGCAAACGGACGGCCAGTCCGCTGTCGTTAGATGCACCACTATCAATGGATGATGGGGAGATGGAATGGGAACTTGCCTCCGAAACACCTGGCCCTGACGAAAATCTGACTACTCAGGAGTTTTACGACCAGTTGCGAGACGCGATCGCTGACCTACCCGAAGCTTTCCGGACGACGATCGTACTACGGGAAATTCAGGGAATGGCCTATGAAGAGATTGCCGAAATTACGGGGGTTTCTTTAGGAACAGTGAAATCCCGAATTGCCCGGGCGCGGCTCCGACTGCAGTCCCAATTGCAAAATTATCTTGACGGTATTTAA
- a CDS encoding peptidoglycan DD-metalloendopeptidase family protein — MRRTFPQKVKPVPSRTDEQEATTAQTKQALPDNNRRVRTSAAMIGLAISMGAYNLPVPNQSDSATAAEPAVGESTVSPADSFETAALSPEATASQPSSSESQPLAIKHTVQEGQTLWEVARFYGADAAAIALANNLSVDAVLRVGQVLIIPTDSRIAQASVTSDTAAIMPGYYGPVAGRLSGTPIASASPTTLPSPVDANLKVKQEEALKNLKQKRDSLRAGLATLPSDESSSVKPLAQRDSSSKSVDETRVNLPGLPTSEQQSEKAQLPTALPSGEQTVAFGSIRSPQPTVRSNPSTFPENGTEDLVNYRVNRGDTLATIARAHGITLQQLVQANRITNPNYILADQVLVIPQNQTARESTQRFKGLIASVPASPKSLDVSGSSPQSLVTPAVSQETKVAAVSSFAPQTTLPATNSDSKLLQSNNIANLKSEIEKLREKYGSQAQASRPQTQDVSVRAVPATVALGGTSERVNPEFNPERYSNLNSRIREMRERIRTGQPPQAKDVSQPIAASESKPQLVAAASVGSESYDPLVQSRLGKTVSPELPPLGPGNEYLPGAPGRFEGYIWPTRGVLTSGFGWRWGRMHKGIDIAGPVGTPIMAAADGVVVTAGWNSGGYGYLVEIQHPDGSLTLYAHNSRILVQVGQQVAQGQQISEMGSTGYSTGPHLHFEVHPSGRGAVNPMAFLPRDRG, encoded by the coding sequence TTGAGACGAACATTCCCGCAGAAGGTTAAGCCTGTTCCTTCCCGTACAGACGAGCAGGAAGCGACAACCGCTCAAACAAAGCAGGCTCTTCCCGACAATAACCGTCGGGTTCGTACTTCCGCCGCGATGATTGGATTGGCAATTTCAATGGGTGCTTACAACCTGCCAGTTCCCAATCAAAGCGATAGTGCAACTGCTGCTGAACCAGCAGTTGGGGAATCTACCGTATCACCTGCAGATTCGTTTGAGACTGCCGCTCTTTCTCCAGAGGCTACTGCTTCTCAGCCCTCTTCCTCGGAGTCACAGCCTCTTGCAATCAAGCACACTGTCCAAGAAGGTCAAACGCTTTGGGAGGTTGCTCGCTTTTACGGTGCAGACGCAGCAGCGATCGCATTAGCCAATAATCTTTCGGTTGATGCTGTACTTCGGGTTGGCCAGGTTTTGATCATCCCTACTGACAGCCGAATCGCTCAAGCCTCTGTTACCTCTGATACTGCGGCAATTATGCCGGGATACTACGGCCCAGTAGCAGGGCGCTTAAGTGGTACCCCGATCGCGTCAGCTTCCCCGACCACGCTTCCATCTCCTGTTGACGCAAACCTAAAAGTCAAGCAAGAGGAAGCGCTCAAGAATCTGAAGCAAAAGCGCGACAGCTTGCGCGCTGGGTTAGCAACTTTACCCTCTGATGAGTCATCGTCTGTTAAACCTCTTGCCCAAAGGGATTCTAGCTCTAAGTCAGTAGACGAAACCAGAGTTAATTTACCTGGTCTTCCAACTTCGGAGCAGCAGTCTGAAAAGGCCCAATTGCCTACTGCTCTGCCTTCAGGTGAACAAACAGTGGCTTTTGGCTCTATCAGAAGTCCCCAGCCTACTGTTCGCTCTAACCCATCGACGTTTCCTGAGAATGGGACTGAGGATCTGGTAAATTACCGGGTTAATCGAGGAGATACCCTGGCTACGATCGCTCGTGCTCATGGGATAACCTTGCAACAGTTAGTCCAAGCAAATCGGATTACGAACCCCAATTACATCCTTGCCGATCAAGTTCTGGTGATTCCTCAAAACCAGACGGCAAGAGAGTCTACCCAAAGATTTAAGGGATTGATTGCCTCTGTCCCCGCTTCTCCCAAATCACTGGATGTTTCTGGTTCGTCGCCTCAATCTTTAGTTACTCCTGCGGTTTCTCAAGAAACAAAGGTTGCAGCCGTTTCTTCCTTTGCCCCACAAACCACACTACCTGCGACCAATTCTGATTCCAAGCTACTTCAATCCAACAATATCGCGAATCTCAAATCTGAGATCGAGAAATTGCGTGAGAAGTATGGTAGTCAGGCACAAGCCAGCCGTCCTCAAACCCAGGATGTCTCTGTTAGAGCAGTACCAGCTACTGTTGCCTTAGGTGGAACATCGGAGCGCGTTAATCCTGAGTTTAATCCGGAGCGTTACTCCAACCTGAATTCTCGCATTCGTGAAATGCGTGAGCGAATCCGGACGGGACAGCCCCCCCAGGCGAAAGATGTCTCGCAGCCTATAGCCGCTTCTGAGTCGAAACCGCAGTTAGTGGCAGCGGCTTCTGTAGGATCTGAGAGTTACGATCCGCTCGTTCAATCTCGGTTGGGTAAAACAGTTTCTCCTGAATTACCACCCTTAGGCCCTGGAAACGAATACCTGCCCGGTGCTCCAGGTAGATTTGAAGGCTACATTTGGCCGACAAGAGGGGTTCTCACCTCAGGCTTTGGCTGGCGTTGGGGCCGGATGCACAAAGGCATTGACATTGCTGGCCCTGTTGGCACTCCCATCATGGCCGCAGCGGATGGAGTAGTGGTGACTGCTGGGTGGAACTCTGGTGGCTACGGCTATCTGGTAGAGATTCAACATCCAGATGGTAGCCTCACTCTGTATGCCCACAACAGCCGCATTCTGGTACAGGTGGGTCAGCAGGTGGCTCAAGGGCAGCAAATCTCTGAGATGGGCAGCACTGGCTACAGTACAGGACCGCACCTCCACTTTGAAGTTCACCCCAGTGGTCGCGGTGCTGTTAACCCGATGGCTTTCCTGCCCAGAGATAGAGGTTAG
- a CDS encoding tRNA (cytidine(34)-2'-O)-methyltransferase translates to MLKVVLVHPQIPPNTGNIARTCAATCTELHLVGPLGFEISDRYLKRAGLDYWPYVNLKFHPSMEAFQLFFEGQKGRWIGFSTSGRCSYTQFQYQMDDWLLFGSETEGLPPQVLATCAETVRIPMAQPEIRSLNLSVSVAIGLFEARRQLGLI, encoded by the coding sequence ATGTTGAAAGTTGTTCTCGTCCATCCCCAAATTCCACCGAATACTGGAAATATTGCCCGTACCTGTGCCGCTACCTGTACTGAATTGCATCTGGTTGGGCCATTGGGGTTTGAAATTAGCGATCGCTACCTGAAACGAGCAGGATTAGATTATTGGCCCTACGTCAATCTCAAATTCCACCCTTCTATGGAAGCGTTTCAACTTTTCTTTGAAGGCCAGAAGGGCCGATGGATTGGCTTTAGCACTTCAGGGCGATGTAGTTATACACAGTTTCAATACCAGATGGATGACTGGTTGTTATTTGGTAGCGAGACGGAGGGACTCCCTCCCCAAGTTCTTGCCACCTGTGCTGAGACTGTTCGGATTCCAATGGCTCAACCAGAGATTCGCAGCCTTAACCTGTCGGTCAGTGTGGCGATCGGTTTATTTGAAGCTCGTCGCCAGTTGGGGTTGATATAG
- a CDS encoding anti-sigma factor family protein, with product MSGNLNSSPRALDVMHRDRFELLSAYMDGEVTADERRQVEDWLSNDPTVQRLYERLLKLRQSLQAMPVPISDECSVERTVDSVLARVDRRPRHAVIWGGIAIAAVVVGAVSSVFLGDHAPAPQLAQTPQETQQPAKDSAEPLLVALDKPLISIPASSASPQPGVGDAFNPSNSTIR from the coding sequence ATGTCTGGGAACTTGAATTCCTCTCCACGAGCTTTAGATGTGATGCACCGCGATCGCTTTGAACTGTTAAGCGCTTATATGGATGGCGAAGTCACCGCCGACGAACGCCGTCAAGTCGAAGACTGGCTGAGTAATGACCCCACTGTGCAGCGACTATACGAACGGTTGCTTAAGCTCCGGCAGTCCTTGCAAGCCATGCCTGTCCCAATCTCCGATGAGTGTTCTGTTGAGAGAACCGTGGATTCTGTGCTGGCCCGTGTCGATCGTCGTCCTCGCCATGCTGTGATCTGGGGCGGCATTGCGATCGCAGCCGTGGTGGTTGGGGCGGTATCCAGTGTGTTCTTAGGAGATCACGCTCCTGCACCCCAACTGGCTCAGACCCCTCAGGAAACTCAACAACCAGCCAAAGATTCTGCCGAACCTCTGCTGGTGGCTCTAGATAAGCCTCTAATCTCTATTCCTGCATCTTCCGCTTCTCCTCAACCAGGAGTTGGGGATGCGTTCAATCCCTCGAATAGCACCATTCGCTAA
- a CDS encoding gamma-glutamylcyclotransferase family protein — translation MSDLIKVFVYGTLKPGEVKHSLCVNQIKEPRPAIVQGQLYHLPLGYPAMTLDAAGIVRGFVLSFADPTILQTLDDYEQHAPEYFQMHAPDLSLEAHQYRRLQITTFHPDHSPLDLAWCYVMTSQQITALRGRWVASGDWTRNWAN, via the coding sequence ATGTCAGACCTGATCAAAGTCTTTGTCTACGGCACCCTCAAACCCGGAGAAGTAAAGCATTCCCTTTGTGTAAACCAAATTAAAGAACCACGCCCTGCGATCGTTCAGGGGCAACTCTACCATCTACCCCTTGGCTATCCGGCCATGACTCTGGATGCAGCCGGGATTGTGCGTGGATTTGTGTTGTCATTTGCTGACCCCACCATCCTCCAGACGCTGGACGATTATGAGCAGCACGCCCCTGAATATTTCCAGATGCATGCGCCAGATTTATCCCTAGAAGCTCATCAATACCGCCGTTTACAAATTACCACGTTCCATCCTGACCACTCCCCTCTGGATCTTGCCTGGTGCTATGTAATGACCTCCCAACAAATTACTGCGTTGAGAGGTCGTTGGGTGGCCAGCGGAGACTGGACTCGGAATTGGGCCAATTAG
- the nagA gene encoding N-acetylglucosamine-6-phosphate deacetylase → MNGLILQNVRLIGYEGLQQIAIADGRITSIQPQVISAAAPASAETKILDIAGDWLSLGGVDLQINGALGLAFPDLSEQNIDKLAPICNFLWGQGVDAFLPTLVTTSIENIQRSLSTLAKFKIQNSKFKVPTAAILGVHLEGPFLNPQKRGAHSAEHLQPLRVDNVKRILGDYASLVKVITLAPELDASGQVIPYLRSLGITVSLGHSMATATQAQQAFDQGARMVTHAFNAMPPLHHREPGLLGAAIVDSRVHCGLIADGQHVSPIMMDILLRAAQYDRGVFLVSDALAPLGLPDGAYPWDTRQIEVTQGTARLPDGTLSGTTLPLLIGVQNLVKWGICPVDTAIALATSAPRQAIGLSTSYQQQPAQFLRWHLDAAGQLSWKRLSLNGSG, encoded by the coding sequence ATGAATGGTTTGATACTTCAGAATGTTCGGTTGATTGGATATGAAGGGTTGCAGCAAATTGCGATCGCAGACGGTAGGATTACTTCAATTCAGCCTCAAGTGATTTCCGCAGCAGCTCCAGCAAGTGCAGAAACTAAGATTTTAGATATCGCAGGAGACTGGCTTTCCCTGGGAGGAGTTGATCTCCAGATCAATGGAGCACTGGGACTGGCTTTTCCTGATTTGAGTGAGCAAAATATTGACAAACTAGCACCGATCTGTAATTTTCTCTGGGGGCAGGGTGTGGATGCCTTTCTGCCAACTCTGGTGACAACCTCTATTGAGAATATTCAGCGATCACTCTCTACTCTTGCAAAATTCAAAATTCAAAATTCAAAATTCAAAGTTCCCACTGCTGCTATCCTGGGTGTTCACCTCGAAGGGCCGTTTCTGAATCCCCAAAAGCGGGGTGCTCATTCTGCCGAGCATCTGCAGCCGCTCAGGGTGGACAACGTCAAACGAATCTTGGGAGATTATGCCAGTCTGGTGAAAGTAATCACTCTTGCACCGGAATTAGATGCATCAGGTCAGGTGATTCCCTACCTGCGATCGCTGGGGATTACTGTGAGTTTGGGGCATTCAATGGCAACGGCAACCCAGGCTCAGCAAGCCTTTGACCAGGGAGCCAGGATGGTGACTCATGCCTTTAATGCCATGCCACCATTGCACCATCGGGAACCGGGGTTGCTGGGAGCCGCGATCGTTGATTCCCGTGTCCACTGTGGCCTGATTGCTGATGGTCAGCATGTATCTCCCATCATGATGGATATTTTGTTGCGGGCTGCTCAATACGATCGCGGGGTGTTCCTGGTGAGTGATGCTCTGGCACCTTTAGGACTTCCTGATGGAGCCTATCCCTGGGATACCCGCCAGATTGAAGTCACTCAAGGAACGGCTCGCTTGCCCGATGGAACATTGTCCGGTACGACATTGCCATTGCTGATAGGGGTTCAGAATCTTGTCAAGTGGGGGATTTGTCCGGTGGATACAGCGATCGCGCTGGCCACCAGCGCACCTCGGCAGGCGATCGGACTGTCCACGAGCTACCAGCAGCAACCCGCCCAGTTCCTTCGCTGGCATTTAGATGCGGCAGGGCAACTAAGCTGGAAACGGTTAAGTTTGAATGGCTCTGGATAA